One genomic window of Methanosarcina acetivorans C2A includes the following:
- a CDS encoding sensor histidine kinase, with the protein MPDVLALPPEAAVEKEVLGKQGIKSLIVLPLYVSGKLAGFMGLDNVVNTGTWEKDDVSILRIAVNLIGMGIQRKRTEKAIHEGEEIYRSMFKNAANLILLVEKNGNIVDCNSRVGELLGYRRFELLGQPIRNLIFPDCLEKIKKSSEEVENRGFSFNKEYRMVRKDGKTVDVNVNSSGLKDENGFHVQTIYIVEDITERKKAEKLVKENESRYRSLFQNNRAVMLLLDPDTGNILDANSAACAFYGYPREKMLGLNIADINILPKEQILEELEQEKSRDINHFYFTHRLSNGVLRDVERYSYPILMGGKKLLYAIVSDITDNRKMQSELVRAKMEAEIASKAKSEFLASMSHELRTPLNSIIGFSDMLLTQNFGPLNKKQLRYVNNISVSGNHLLKLINGILDLSKVEAGKMELKVEEFSVLDSISEVKVLLTPLASKKDIQILSVVDKELTTIRADRTKFKQILYNLVDNAIKFTHEDGFVIVDARVEGDQAKIMVKDTGIGISKAGVKKIFQPFTQLENSEYGKQKGTGLGLSLVKKFVEMHTGKIWVESEFGEGSKFIFTIPLSLTIPLSLTIPLSLTIPLNPAN; encoded by the coding sequence ATCCCTGATGTTCTGGCTCTGCCTCCGGAAGCAGCAGTAGAGAAAGAGGTGCTCGGAAAGCAGGGGATCAAATCTCTGATTGTGTTACCTCTGTATGTAAGTGGAAAGCTTGCAGGCTTCATGGGACTGGACAATGTGGTCAATACCGGGACTTGGGAGAAAGATGACGTGTCCATACTCCGAATAGCTGTAAACCTGATAGGGATGGGAATACAGCGCAAGAGGACTGAAAAAGCAATACACGAAGGGGAAGAAATCTACAGGTCCATGTTTAAGAATGCTGCCAACCTGATTCTTCTGGTTGAAAAAAACGGAAATATTGTTGACTGCAATTCCCGCGTAGGTGAGCTCTTGGGCTACAGGCGGTTCGAACTCTTAGGGCAACCCATAAGAAACCTCATTTTTCCGGATTGCCTTGAAAAAATTAAAAAGTCTTCAGAAGAGGTCGAAAACAGGGGTTTTTCCTTTAACAAAGAGTACAGGATGGTTCGGAAAGACGGGAAAACCGTGGATGTCAACGTCAACTCTTCGGGTTTAAAGGACGAAAACGGGTTCCATGTCCAGACAATTTACATAGTGGAAGACATTACTGAACGCAAAAAAGCAGAAAAGCTGGTAAAGGAGAATGAAAGCCGGTATCGTTCCCTGTTTCAAAATAACCGTGCAGTAATGTTGCTGCTTGATCCTGATACCGGAAATATACTTGATGCAAATTCGGCTGCCTGTGCTTTCTACGGATACCCCAGAGAGAAAATGCTCGGTCTGAACATTGCCGACATTAATATCCTTCCAAAAGAGCAGATCCTGGAAGAACTGGAACAGGAAAAGTCAAGGGATATAAACCACTTCTATTTTACTCACCGCTTATCAAACGGAGTGCTCCGAGATGTTGAAAGATACAGTTATCCTATTTTGATGGGTGGGAAAAAACTCCTGTATGCAATTGTTTCGGATATAACTGATAATAGAAAAATGCAAAGTGAGCTTGTGAGAGCTAAAATGGAAGCTGAAATTGCCAGTAAAGCAAAAAGTGAATTTCTGGCAAGCATGAGCCATGAACTGAGGACACCCTTGAATTCGATTATAGGTTTTTCGGACATGCTGCTCACCCAGAATTTTGGCCCGCTTAATAAAAAGCAGCTGAGATACGTCAACAATATCTCTGTGAGCGGAAATCATCTCCTGAAGCTGATAAACGGTATTCTGGATCTCTCCAAGGTTGAAGCAGGGAAGATGGAACTTAAGGTAGAAGAGTTTTCCGTGCTCGATTCGATCTCTGAAGTTAAGGTTTTATTGACCCCTCTGGCATCAAAGAAAGATATTCAGATCCTGAGCGTGGTCGATAAGGAGCTGACAACCATAAGGGCGGATAGAACAAAGTTCAAGCAGATTTTATACAATCTGGTGGATAATGCTATTAAGTTTACTCACGAAGACGGATTCGTTATTGTTGACGCCAGAGTTGAGGGAGATCAAGCAAAAATTATGGTCAAAGATACAGGGATCGGAATCTCCAAAGCCGGAGTTAAAAAAATCTTTCAGCCGTTTACCCAGCTTGAGAACTCCGAATACGGAAAACAGAAAGGAACAGGCCTCGGCCTTTCTCTTGTCAAGAAATTTGTGGAAATGCACACAGGAAAAATCTGGGTTGAAAGCGAGTTTGGGGAAGGCAGCAAATTCATTTTCACCATACCCCTCAGCCTCACCATACCCCTCAGCCTCACCATACCCCTCAGCCTCACCATACCCCTCAACCCTGCGAATTAG